One window of Vicia villosa cultivar HV-30 ecotype Madison, WI unplaced genomic scaffold, Vvil1.0 ctg.000794F_1_1, whole genome shotgun sequence genomic DNA carries:
- the LOC131631226 gene encoding ubiquitin-conjugating enzyme E2 7-like, which translates to MSQASLLLQKQLKDLCKAPLDGFSAGLIDESNVFEWNVTIIGPPYSLYDGGFFNAIMSFPPDYPQNPPKMKFTSEIWHPNVYSDGTVCISILHPPGDDPIGYEDSGERWLPIHTVESIVLSIISMLSSPNIESPANIDAAIEWRDKRDEFRKKVTRCVRKSQEM; encoded by the exons ATGTCACAAGCAAGCCTTCTCCTCCAAAAGCAACTCAAAG ATCTGTGTAAAGCTCCTCTAGATGGCTTCTCAGCAGGTTTGATTGATGAGAGCAATGTGTTTGAATGGAATGTCACCATCATTGGTCCACCTTATTCTCTCTA TGATGGAGGTTTTTTCAATGCAATCATGAGTTTTCCTCCTGATTACCCTCAGAATCCACCAAAAATGAAGTTTACTTCAGAGATTTGGCATCCTAATG TTTACTCTGATGGAACTGTCTGCATTTCAATTCTTCACCCACCTGGTGATGATCCAATTGGTTACGAAGATTCTGGCGAGCGCTGGTTGCCTATTCATACG GTTGAAAGCATAGTTTTGAGTATAATATCAATGCTTTCAAGCCCTAATATTGAGTCTCCTGCAAACATAGACGCTGCG ATAGAATGGagagataagagagatgaattcAGAAAGAAAGTGACTCGCTGTGTAAGAAAGTCTCAAGAAATGTAA
- the LOC131631235 gene encoding ubiquitin-conjugating enzyme E2 7-like: MVMVEMEMMKNGEELDSFLSTNFVYSDGTVCISILHSPGDDPVGYEDSGERWLPIHTVSVTSSFFRFAAASSIVSNVESIVLSIISMLSSPNIESPANVDAAIEWRDKRDEFRKKVTRCVRKSQEMQ; this comes from the exons ATGGTAATGGTAGAAATGGAGATGATGAAAAATGGAGAGGAGCTTGACTCCTTTTTAAGCACAAATTTTG TTTACTCTGATGGAACTGTCTGCATTTCAATTCTTCACTCTCCTGGTGATGATCCAGTTGGTTACGAAGATTCCGGCGAGCGCTGGTTGCCTATTCATACGGTATCTGTTACGTCTTCTTTTTTTCGATTCGCTGCTGCATCTTCTATAGTTAGCAAT GTTGAAAGTATAGTTTTGAGTATAATATCAATGCTTTCAAGCCCTAATATTGAGTCTCCTGCAAACGTAGACGCTGCG ATAGAATGGagagataagagagatgaattcAGAAAGAAAGTGACTCGCTGTGTAAGAAAGTCTCAAGAAATGCAATGA